A genomic window from Streptomyces sp. 846.5 includes:
- a CDS encoding ABC transporter ATP-binding protein, translating into MTDTSEATATTGKSISIRNATKIYGEGSANEFEALKPVSMEIEPGEFVSIVGPSGCGKSTLMLMVAGLLSRSSGDIEIGGHNVTKAFTDIGIAFQDHLLLDFRTALDNVLLQADIRRLDKGVLRNRALDMFKQLHLESAVDKYPRQMSGGMRQRVSLVRTIVHEPPVLMLDEPFGALDALTRLQVRTDLESLWLRTRPTVLFITHSVEEAVGLSDRIFVMSPNPGRIIEEISVDLPRPRPISLAGSREFAEYADHIYALFEEMGVLHGMVPATHGGGA; encoded by the coding sequence ATGACTGATACATCGGAAGCGACAGCGACAACCGGAAAGTCCATCTCCATCAGGAATGCCACGAAGATCTACGGCGAGGGTTCAGCCAATGAGTTCGAGGCGCTGAAGCCGGTTTCCATGGAGATCGAGCCCGGAGAGTTCGTCTCCATCGTGGGGCCCTCGGGGTGTGGCAAGAGCACGCTCATGCTGATGGTCGCAGGACTGCTGTCCAGGTCCTCGGGCGACATCGAAATCGGCGGTCACAATGTGACGAAGGCCTTCACCGATATCGGCATCGCGTTCCAGGACCATCTTCTGTTGGACTTCCGGACAGCGCTGGACAACGTGCTGCTCCAGGCCGACATCCGTCGCCTCGACAAGGGCGTGCTGCGCAACCGAGCCCTCGACATGTTCAAGCAGCTGCACCTGGAGTCGGCGGTGGACAAATATCCGCGGCAGATGTCCGGCGGGATGCGGCAGCGCGTGTCGCTGGTGCGCACCATCGTGCATGAACCGCCAGTCCTGATGCTGGACGAGCCGTTCGGCGCGCTCGACGCCCTGACGCGCCTACAGGTGAGGACGGACCTGGAGTCACTCTGGCTGCGGACCAGGCCCACCGTCCTCTTCATCACGCACAGTGTCGAGGAGGCAGTGGGGCTGTCCGACCGGATCTTCGTGATGAGTCCGAACCCCGGTCGAATCATCGAGGAGATATCGGTGGACCTGCCGAGGCCACGGCCGATCTCCCTGGCGGGATCGCGCGAGTTCGCCGAGTACGCGGACCACATCTATGCCCTGTTCGAGGAAATGGGAGTGCTCCACGGGATGGTGCCCGCCACTCATGGCGGTGGTGCCTGA
- a CDS encoding IclR family transcriptional regulator, which yields MTVTATQGSASLAKMLSILELFSETEPVWSTAAILEALETSRSTGYRYIKTLHEAGLLDAVHSGQYTLGPRIIEMDLQMRLTDPLLLASHGVLEDLVDRIGHSALLCTAFRDSVLCIGECRAPQSPANRFSRGQRRPFFQGAISKVILAHLPHHRLKAIYPRQRIEIENAGLGDSWSTFRANLGKIKKDGYSLTVGEFNPGVIGVAAPILTDQKTALGSVGVAWDENERRDVDVEHAVLAIKQAAMTISEHLLEKQGS from the coding sequence ATGACTGTGACAGCGACTCAAGGCAGCGCGAGCCTGGCCAAGATGCTCTCCATCCTGGAGCTGTTCAGCGAAACAGAGCCCGTGTGGTCGACGGCTGCCATCCTCGAGGCACTGGAAACCTCCAGGTCGACGGGATACCGCTACATCAAGACCCTGCATGAGGCAGGACTGCTCGATGCGGTACACAGCGGCCAGTACACCCTCGGCCCGCGGATCATCGAGATGGACCTGCAGATGCGTCTGACGGACCCACTGCTCCTGGCCAGCCATGGCGTACTCGAGGACCTGGTGGACAGGATCGGGCACTCGGCACTTCTGTGTACCGCGTTTCGTGACTCGGTGTTGTGCATCGGCGAATGCCGCGCCCCGCAAAGCCCCGCCAACCGGTTCAGCCGCGGGCAGCGGCGCCCGTTCTTCCAAGGAGCGATCTCGAAGGTCATCCTGGCTCATCTCCCCCATCACCGCCTCAAGGCCATCTACCCTCGCCAGCGCATCGAGATCGAGAACGCCGGGCTCGGCGACAGCTGGAGCACCTTCCGCGCGAACCTGGGAAAGATCAAGAAGGACGGCTACTCCTTGACCGTGGGGGAATTCAACCCCGGCGTCATCGGCGTCGCGGCGCCCATTCTCACCGACCAGAAGACAGCCCTGGGCAGCGTGGGCGTCGCTTGGGACGAGAACGAACGGCGCGACGTCGATGTCGAGCACGCCGTCCTGGCCATCAAGCAGGCTGCGATGACCATCTCGGAACACCTGCTGGAGAAGCAGGGATCCTGA
- a CDS encoding four-carbon acid sugar kinase family protein, with protein MSLPLHAQSRCVSEAAVLEGLPPVREVSAAEVAARISGGPRLVVLDDDPTGTQTVADIPVLTSWSVEDLRWALRQGGSAFFVLTNTRSLSPEDAAARNREVVRALKEAAKAEGTGYVLASRSDSTLRGHFPLETDVLAEELGAVDGVVLVPAYIEAGRLTVNSHHWMRTAKGLLPVGESEFARDATFGYRNSALPEWVEEKTGGRVPADEVLGITLDDLRGGGPAHTARLLTSLSGGRTAVIDAVCDDDLRVLALALAEAEENGTRLLYRVGPSFVRARAGQAARAPLTPAELRPLRGDTPHGLIVVGSHVALTTRQLDQLRERGGIAEYELDVALLLDEERRDAHIAEVAAAAADALDSADAVIRTSRAVVKGADADESLAISRRVSAALAETVRQVNATRRPAFVVAKGGITSSDTATHGLQIRRAWARGTLLPGLVSLWEPVEGPAAGIPYIVFAGNVGGPDALADAADLLRSA; from the coding sequence ATGTCTCTGCCCCTGCATGCCCAGTCGCGATGCGTCTCCGAGGCCGCGGTGCTGGAAGGGCTGCCTCCGGTCCGCGAGGTGAGCGCCGCCGAAGTGGCCGCCCGGATATCCGGCGGCCCCCGTCTCGTCGTCCTCGACGACGATCCGACCGGCACCCAGACGGTCGCCGATATTCCGGTCCTGACCTCGTGGTCGGTGGAGGACCTGCGCTGGGCACTGCGCCAAGGCGGCTCCGCTTTCTTCGTCCTCACCAACACTCGCAGCCTGTCCCCCGAGGACGCCGCCGCCCGCAACCGCGAGGTGGTGCGCGCCCTGAAGGAGGCCGCGAAGGCCGAAGGCACCGGGTACGTCCTGGCCAGCCGCAGCGACTCCACCCTGCGCGGTCACTTCCCGCTGGAGACCGACGTCCTGGCGGAGGAACTCGGCGCGGTGGACGGTGTCGTGCTCGTGCCCGCCTACATCGAGGCGGGCCGCCTGACCGTGAACTCCCACCACTGGATGCGGACCGCCAAAGGTCTACTGCCAGTCGGCGAGAGCGAGTTCGCCCGCGACGCCACCTTCGGCTACCGCAACTCCGCGCTGCCCGAGTGGGTCGAGGAGAAGACGGGCGGACGCGTGCCTGCCGACGAGGTCCTGGGCATCACCCTCGACGACCTGCGCGGCGGCGGCCCTGCGCACACCGCACGTCTGCTGACCTCTCTGAGCGGAGGGCGTACGGCGGTGATCGACGCGGTGTGCGACGACGACCTGCGGGTACTCGCCCTGGCCCTCGCCGAGGCGGAGGAGAACGGCACCCGGCTGCTGTACCGGGTCGGGCCGTCCTTCGTCAGGGCCCGCGCCGGACAGGCGGCGCGAGCGCCGCTCACCCCCGCCGAACTGCGTCCGCTGCGCGGGGACACACCGCACGGCCTCATTGTCGTAGGCTCTCATGTCGCGCTGACCACAAGACAGTTGGACCAGCTGCGGGAGCGAGGCGGGATCGCCGAGTACGAGCTGGACGTGGCCCTCCTGCTCGACGAGGAGCGGCGCGACGCCCACATCGCCGAGGTCGCGGCCGCGGCGGCCGACGCGTTGGACTCGGCCGACGCCGTGATCCGCACCTCGCGCGCAGTGGTGAAGGGCGCCGACGCGGACGAGAGTCTCGCGATCTCCCGCAGGGTCTCCGCCGCGCTCGCCGAGACCGTACGCCAGGTCAACGCCACCCGTCGGCCCGCCTTCGTCGTCGCGAAGGGCGGCATCACCTCCAGCGACACCGCCACCCACGGCCTTCAGATCCGCCGCGCCTGGGCCCGGGGCACGCTGCTGCCCGGCCTCGTCTCGCTCTGGGAGCCGGTGGAGGGCCCGGCCGCGGGTATCCCCTACATCGTCTTCGCTGGGAACGTCGGCGGCCCCGACGCCCTCGCCGATGCCGCCGACCTGCTCAGGAGCGCCTGA
- a CDS encoding ABC transporter permease, with the protein MTFVAIILLWAAAVEVFAVPSYLLPSPLAVLNRMVAERDNLVAQALPTLEALGIGLLLCLAISIPLGLLIALSKVAKRTVYPVVMLTQLVPKIAIAPLLVVWLGFTVQTKVTLVVLIAFFPLLMSSIAAFVSLDDRLLYLTRSMGATRFQTFWNLRLPAALPIIFSGIKTCATIAITGALVAEFLGSNEGLGYALLRASSQLDTEYIFAILVVLTIIGIAINYLIEALEWWLTPWERRQKRGKK; encoded by the coding sequence GTGACCTTCGTTGCCATCATCTTGTTGTGGGCGGCGGCCGTCGAAGTCTTCGCCGTTCCTTCCTATCTGCTGCCCAGCCCTCTGGCTGTCCTCAATCGAATGGTCGCGGAGCGGGACAACCTCGTGGCACAGGCGCTGCCCACGCTGGAGGCACTGGGCATCGGGCTACTGCTGTGTCTCGCGATCAGCATTCCGCTCGGACTTTTGATCGCCCTTTCGAAGGTGGCCAAGCGGACGGTCTACCCCGTGGTGATGCTGACCCAGCTCGTCCCCAAGATCGCTATCGCCCCTCTTCTCGTTGTCTGGCTGGGCTTCACCGTGCAGACCAAGGTGACCTTGGTGGTACTCATCGCGTTCTTTCCGCTTCTCATGTCGAGCATCGCCGCATTCGTCAGCCTGGACGACAGGCTGCTGTACTTGACGCGCTCGATGGGGGCCACCAGGTTCCAGACTTTCTGGAATCTCAGGTTGCCGGCGGCCCTGCCCATCATCTTCTCGGGAATCAAGACATGCGCGACCATCGCGATCACGGGCGCTCTCGTCGCGGAGTTCCTGGGCTCGAACGAGGGTCTTGGCTATGCCTTGCTGAGGGCGAGTTCGCAGCTGGACACCGAGTACATCTTCGCCATTCTGGTGGTTCTCACCATCATCGGCATCGCGATCAACTATCTGATTGAGGCGCTCGAGTGGTGGCTCACTCCCTGGGAGCGTCGCCAGAAGCGCGGCAAGAAGTAG
- a CDS encoding aspartate/glutamate racemase family protein, protein MSTTPKIAVLHTSLVFVTVEPVINDYLAELAPDATVLHFVDSDVLATVMREGGISPASTQRMVHLAQAAESAGADVIFSACSSLGPAIDVARRLVSVPIVKIDDAMTASAVETADTVGVLATVPTTLPPTCALVEEKAGAAGRDITVQQRLCEGAFSALMHGDRDRHDAMVLDGAKALASEVDVIVLAQASMARLAPAIAEAVGKPVLSSPRSGAEDAVRVLHERTA, encoded by the coding sequence ATGTCCACCACTCCCAAGATCGCCGTACTGCACACCAGCCTCGTGTTCGTGACCGTCGAGCCCGTCATCAACGACTACCTCGCGGAACTCGCGCCGGACGCCACGGTCCTGCACTTCGTCGACAGCGACGTGCTCGCGACCGTGATGCGCGAGGGTGGGATCTCACCTGCCAGCACACAGCGCATGGTGCACCTCGCCCAGGCCGCGGAGTCCGCGGGGGCCGACGTCATCTTCTCCGCCTGCTCCTCACTCGGTCCGGCCATCGATGTGGCCCGACGCCTGGTCTCCGTCCCGATCGTCAAGATCGACGACGCGATGACCGCGTCGGCGGTCGAGACCGCGGACACCGTCGGCGTCCTGGCGACCGTGCCCACGACGCTGCCGCCGACCTGTGCCCTGGTCGAGGAGAAAGCAGGGGCGGCCGGTCGCGACATCACCGTCCAGCAGCGGCTCTGCGAGGGCGCCTTCTCGGCGCTCATGCACGGCGACCGCGACCGCCACGACGCGATGGTGCTGGACGGGGCGAAGGCGCTGGCCTCGGAAGTCGACGTGATCGTACTGGCCCAGGCGTCCATGGCCAGGCTGGCCCCCGCGATCGCGGAAGCCGTCGGCAAGCCCGTGCTCTCCAGCCCGCGCAGCGGAGCGGAGGACGCGGTGCGTGTACTGCACGAGCGGACGGCCTGA
- a CDS encoding ABC transporter substrate-binding protein has translation MAGVLSTFVLLSGCGSSATHAGSGGSSVAFQLHWAWSASTAGFAVAEEENLYQKDGVNISLTPGKGSGTTVQLVSTGKADMGIADSVAITQAVQKGAPLLVVATINQATNTAMQVLNSSGIKKIEDLKGKSVAVPAEGAYSFLLPIFLQSGGLSEDDIKIVTMPFESMAPSLIAGRVDAIVGGQDSHVALASRGVHFTDFAFGDHGVNSVAHSIFTTRSYAEKNPSVVKKVVADSLQGWSEARSHPDLALADIKKLEPSTVENNARTELSVLLPLLCAGDAQYIGLAEPARWKSTMALLVRAKLVSNAPDPTKFVSYDYLPPRSALTPCR, from the coding sequence TTGGCAGGGGTCCTGTCGACCTTTGTGCTCCTCAGCGGCTGCGGGTCGTCGGCGACGCATGCAGGAAGCGGCGGATCATCCGTTGCCTTCCAACTGCACTGGGCGTGGTCGGCGTCGACCGCCGGCTTCGCTGTCGCCGAGGAGGAGAACCTCTACCAGAAGGACGGGGTGAACATATCCCTTACACCGGGCAAGGGCTCCGGAACCACGGTTCAACTCGTTTCCACCGGTAAGGCGGACATGGGTATCGCCGACTCCGTGGCGATCACCCAGGCCGTCCAGAAGGGTGCCCCGCTGCTCGTCGTGGCAACCATCAACCAGGCGACGAACACCGCGATGCAGGTGCTCAATTCCTCGGGCATCAAGAAGATCGAGGACCTGAAGGGCAAGTCCGTGGCTGTCCCCGCCGAGGGCGCCTACTCCTTCCTTCTTCCGATCTTCCTTCAGTCGGGAGGTCTGAGCGAGGACGACATCAAGATCGTCACCATGCCCTTCGAATCCATGGCGCCCTCCCTGATCGCAGGCAGGGTCGACGCGATTGTCGGCGGTCAGGACTCGCACGTCGCGCTGGCTTCCCGGGGGGTGCACTTCACGGACTTCGCTTTCGGCGACCACGGGGTCAACTCGGTCGCGCACTCGATCTTCACGACGAGGAGCTACGCCGAGAAGAACCCCTCGGTCGTGAAGAAGGTCGTCGCGGACAGCCTGCAGGGCTGGAGTGAGGCCCGGTCCCATCCGGACCTGGCGCTCGCCGACATCAAGAAGTTGGAGCCGAGCACGGTCGAGAACAACGCGCGCACGGAATTGTCGGTTCTTCTTCCCCTGCTGTGCGCCGGCGACGCCCAGTACATCGGGCTTGCGGAGCCGGCCCGATGGAAGAGCACCATGGCCCTTCTCGTGCGCGCCAAGCTCGTTTCGAACGCTCCTGACCCGACGAAGTTCGTTTCCTACGACTATCTGCCGCCTCGAAGCGCGCTGACTCCCTGCCGCTAG
- a CDS encoding aldehyde dehydrogenase produces MQRYQMYIDGQWVDSAGGEGLDSTDPYTGETWAVIPAGTAADADRAVDAARQAMTAGPWATLSASRRGGYLRRVADLITANADRLADIEVRDNGKLLTEVQGQIASVAECWYYYAGLADKVQGATIPTEKANAFAFTTREPIGVVAALTAWNSPLWFATVKAAPAMAAGCAVVVKPSEFASASTLELTRLIEQAGVPTGVFNVVTGLGTDVGSALVNHPDVAKIAFTGSDATGIRIYQSAAKSLKRVSLELGGKSPTIVFDDADLDLAATGVMSGIFGAAGQMCAAGSRLLVHTSVKDKLLAKLIDLASDIRMGDPRDPRTNVGPISTPLQYQKVLDYLDIARADGARCVLGGKPATGPDLGAGQFIEPTILVDVRNDMRIAQEEVFGPVLSVIEFTDEDEAVRLANEIPYGLVAGVWTSNIARTLRMSKALQVGTVWVNTYRTYSYMVPFGGTKRSGLGREHGIEAIDEYLETRSVVISTDDGPPVNPFLMR; encoded by the coding sequence GTGCAGCGGTACCAGATGTACATCGACGGGCAGTGGGTCGATTCCGCAGGGGGTGAAGGACTCGACAGCACGGACCCGTACACCGGCGAGACGTGGGCCGTCATCCCGGCCGGCACGGCCGCGGACGCCGACCGTGCCGTCGACGCCGCCCGGCAGGCGATGACCGCTGGCCCGTGGGCGACCCTGTCGGCCTCGCGGCGCGGCGGATACCTGCGCCGCGTCGCCGACCTCATCACGGCGAACGCCGATCGACTCGCCGACATCGAAGTCCGGGACAACGGCAAGCTCCTCACGGAGGTCCAGGGGCAGATCGCGTCGGTCGCCGAGTGCTGGTACTACTACGCGGGCCTCGCCGACAAGGTCCAAGGGGCCACGATTCCCACCGAGAAGGCCAACGCGTTCGCGTTCACCACGCGTGAGCCCATCGGTGTCGTCGCCGCGCTCACCGCCTGGAACTCCCCTCTGTGGTTCGCGACGGTCAAGGCTGCTCCGGCCATGGCGGCCGGATGCGCGGTCGTGGTGAAGCCCTCCGAGTTCGCCTCGGCGAGCACCCTCGAACTCACCCGGCTCATCGAGCAGGCCGGCGTGCCGACGGGTGTGTTCAACGTCGTGACCGGACTGGGCACGGACGTCGGCTCCGCCCTGGTCAACCACCCCGACGTCGCGAAGATCGCGTTCACCGGGTCCGACGCCACCGGCATCCGCATCTACCAGAGCGCGGCCAAGTCCCTGAAGCGGGTCTCCCTCGAACTCGGTGGGAAGTCGCCCACGATCGTGTTCGACGACGCCGACCTCGACCTGGCCGCCACCGGGGTCATGTCCGGCATCTTCGGCGCGGCCGGGCAGATGTGTGCCGCCGGCTCACGCCTGCTCGTCCACACCTCGGTCAAGGACAAGCTCCTCGCGAAGCTCATCGATCTCGCCTCCGACATCCGCATGGGCGACCCGCGTGACCCCCGCACCAACGTCGGCCCCATCTCCACCCCGCTGCAGTACCAGAAGGTGCTCGACTACCTGGACATCGCCCGCGCCGACGGCGCCCGCTGCGTGCTCGGCGGGAAGCCCGCCACCGGTCCCGACCTCGGTGCCGGTCAGTTCATCGAGCCGACCATTCTCGTCGACGTCCGAAATGACATGCGGATCGCCCAGGAGGAGGTGTTCGGGCCCGTCCTGTCCGTCATCGAGTTCACCGACGAGGACGAGGCCGTCCGGCTCGCCAACGAGATCCCGTACGGTCTTGTCGCCGGCGTCTGGACCTCGAACATAGCCCGCACTCTGCGCATGTCGAAGGCACTCCAGGTCGGCACCGTGTGGGTCAACACGTACCGCACCTACAGCTACATGGTCCCCTTCGGCGGGACGAAGCGGTCAGGACTCGGCCGCGAGCACGGCATCGAAGCCATTGACGAGTACCTCGAGACGAGGAGCGTCGTCATCTCCACCGACGACGGGCCACCGGTCAACCCGTTCCTTATGCGCTGA
- a CDS encoding phospholipase — MRLTDHIDFANHEADDGPLPAPHTHAPLPAPSRQGSVLLDIGAGTGALIIHTAAEHDGLEIHVSPQDRPDQRTHSAVRPRHLPDHTAYAAVITPLPAGDYTVWDGDHPHGIATITDGHVSDYPWT; from the coding sequence ATGCGCCTCACTGACCACATCGACTTCGCGAACCACGAGGCGGACGACGGCCCGCTCCCCGCTCCGCACACACACGCGCCGCTGCCCGCACCCTCCCGCCAGGGCAGCGTGCTGCTCGACATCGGAGCCGGCACCGGTGCGCTGATCATCCACACCGCCGCCGAACACGACGGCCTGGAGATCCACGTCAGCCCCCAGGACCGGCCCGACCAGCGCACCCACTCAGCGGTCCGGCCCCGCCACCTGCCCGACCACACCGCATACGCGGCCGTGATCACACCCCTGCCCGCCGGCGACTACACCGTCTGGGACGGCGACCACCCTCACGGAATCGCGACCATCACCGACGGCCACGTCAGCGACTACCCCTGGACATGA
- a CDS encoding class II fructose-bisphosphate aldolase, producing MLLHGTDALKESGATGRALPGFVAYNLETVQGITAAAEAAGTPVLIQAGSSPFKHAGREALMRLALDAAEHSGARLGVHLDHSRDLDEITSCLEAGYTSVMVDGSHLPFAENIALTREAVRRARDHGAWVEAELGALPGDEDVSTDAVARTAAMTDPRQAAEFVAATGVDALAVAVGNVHGFTKNPVHLDLERLAAIHELVPVPLVLHGASGLPVEELHGALARGVAKVNVNAELRRAYLEAVRRTLPAALPGSDVVSLWAAGRDAVRDAALEVIGRLSPRTEGVPRDLDPIH from the coding sequence ATGCTGCTGCACGGAACCGACGCTCTCAAGGAGTCCGGGGCCACCGGTCGGGCCCTGCCCGGGTTCGTCGCCTACAACCTGGAGACCGTCCAGGGCATCACGGCCGCCGCCGAGGCCGCTGGCACGCCCGTCCTGATCCAGGCGGGATCCAGCCCCTTCAAGCACGCCGGGCGCGAGGCCCTGATGCGGCTGGCGCTGGACGCAGCCGAGCACTCCGGCGCCCGCCTCGGTGTGCACCTCGACCACAGCCGGGACCTCGACGAGATCACCTCCTGCCTGGAGGCCGGCTACACCTCCGTCATGGTCGACGGCTCCCATCTGCCGTTCGCCGAGAACATCGCGTTGACGAGGGAGGCGGTACGGCGGGCTCGTGATCACGGTGCCTGGGTGGAGGCCGAGCTCGGTGCCCTGCCGGGCGACGAGGACGTCTCCACCGACGCCGTCGCGCGGACCGCGGCAATGACCGATCCACGGCAGGCGGCCGAATTCGTGGCCGCGACGGGCGTGGACGCACTCGCTGTCGCCGTCGGCAACGTCCACGGCTTCACCAAGAACCCGGTCCACCTGGACCTGGAGCGGCTGGCCGCGATCCACGAGCTCGTGCCGGTCCCGCTCGTGCTGCACGGCGCCAGCGGTCTGCCTGTCGAGGAGCTGCACGGCGCGCTCGCCCGGGGCGTCGCCAAGGTCAACGTCAACGCCGAACTGCGCCGCGCCTATCTCGAAGCCGTCCGTCGGACCCTCCCGGCCGCGCTGCCCGGCTCCGACGTCGTCTCCCTGTGGGCGGCAGGCCGCGACGCGGTCCGGGACGCCGCCCTGGAGGTCATCGGCCGCCTGAGCCCCCGCACCGAGGGGGTACCGCGCGACCTCGACCCAATTCACTGA
- a CDS encoding SDR family oxidoreductase: MRRLDRRRIVITGAAAGIGRAVAHLFAHEGAALALFDRDADGLTLTAAETGSTALPLDITDEEGVASAVEEAAAALGGIDGLVNCAGIMYRGMVADVPVEQWRRVLDINLTGTYLVSRACLPWLREEAGSTIVNMASGQGLLPNSPGYTAYATSKGGIITLTRALAAELAPRVRVNSVCPGMVDTAMADGHHDNAVHYALKRLATPKEIAQVILFLTGGDSSYVTGAALAADGGRTFH, encoded by the coding sequence ATGAGGCGACTGGACCGTCGGCGCATCGTCATCACCGGTGCCGCTGCTGGCATCGGGCGCGCAGTAGCGCACCTGTTCGCTCACGAAGGCGCCGCCCTGGCCCTGTTCGACCGTGACGCCGACGGCCTCACCCTCACGGCGGCCGAGACCGGCTCCACCGCCCTCCCGCTCGACATCACCGACGAGGAGGGCGTGGCGTCGGCCGTGGAAGAGGCCGCCGCAGCGCTCGGCGGCATCGACGGGCTGGTCAACTGCGCCGGGATCATGTACCGCGGAATGGTGGCGGACGTGCCCGTCGAACAATGGCGACGTGTCCTGGACATCAACCTCACCGGCACGTACCTGGTGTCCCGCGCCTGCCTGCCGTGGCTGCGGGAGGAAGCCGGGTCGACCATCGTGAACATGGCCTCCGGCCAGGGCCTGCTTCCCAACTCGCCGGGTTACACCGCCTACGCCACCTCCAAGGGCGGAATCATCACGCTCACCCGGGCGCTGGCCGCCGAACTCGCACCCCGGGTACGCGTCAACAGCGTCTGCCCGGGCATGGTCGACACCGCCATGGCCGACGGGCATCACGACAACGCGGTGCACTATGCCCTGAAGCGGCTCGCCACTCCGAAGGAGATCGCCCAGGTGATCCTGTTCCTCACCGGCGGCGACTCCTCCTACGTGACGGGGGCGGCGCTCGCGGCGGACGGCGGGCGAACCTTCCACTGA